One Sphaerisporangium krabiense DNA segment encodes these proteins:
- the ypfJ gene encoding KPN_02809 family neutral zinc metallopeptidase produces MDFRDDVDLDASQVENRGGGGGLRGGGLAIGGGAVGVIALLAALLFGVNPGDILGGGGGDSTSGQPASDLSSECRKGSDADQSENCRVVGVVNSIQAYWKDAFDQAGRSSYTSARTVLFSQAVGTGCGQATSQVGPFYCPADKRVYLDLTFFDELQSKFGAKGGPFAQAYVIAHEYGHHVQDLLGTMERVGDDRQGPESGSVRLELQADCYAGVWAKNAVDTGFYEKPFTDTDIQEALDAAAAVGDDRIQEKAQGRVNPEGFTHGTADQRMKWFGTGYKSGDPGACDTFSGGI; encoded by the coding sequence ATGGACTTCCGGGACGATGTCGACCTAGACGCCTCCCAGGTCGAGAATCGTGGAGGCGGGGGCGGCCTCCGTGGCGGCGGACTCGCCATCGGCGGCGGCGCGGTGGGGGTCATCGCCCTGCTGGCCGCCCTGCTGTTCGGGGTCAACCCCGGCGACATCCTCGGAGGCGGCGGCGGTGACTCCACCAGCGGGCAGCCGGCCTCCGACCTCAGCTCCGAGTGCCGGAAGGGCTCCGACGCCGACCAGTCGGAGAACTGCCGGGTCGTCGGCGTGGTCAACAGCATCCAGGCGTACTGGAAGGACGCGTTCGACCAGGCGGGCAGGTCCTCCTACACCTCGGCCAGGACCGTCCTGTTCTCCCAGGCCGTCGGCACGGGATGCGGGCAGGCCACCTCGCAGGTCGGCCCGTTCTACTGCCCGGCCGACAAGCGGGTGTACCTGGACCTGACCTTCTTCGACGAGCTGCAGAGCAAGTTCGGCGCCAAGGGCGGGCCGTTCGCCCAGGCGTACGTCATCGCCCACGAGTACGGCCACCACGTGCAGGACCTGCTCGGGACCATGGAACGCGTCGGCGACGACCGTCAGGGCCCCGAGAGCGGCTCCGTACGCCTCGAGCTCCAGGCGGACTGCTACGCGGGCGTCTGGGCCAAGAACGCCGTGGACACCGGCTTCTACGAGAAGCCCTTCACCGACACCGACATCCAGGAGGCGCTGGACGCGGCGGCGGCCGTCGGCGACGACAGGATCCAGGAGAAGGCGCAGGGCCGGGTGAACCCCGAAGGCTTCACCCACGGCACGGCGGACCAGCGGATGAAGTGGTTCGGCACCGGCTACAAGTCGGGCGATCCTGGCGCGTGCGACACCTTCTCCGGCGGCATCTGA
- a CDS encoding type II toxin-antitoxin system VapB family antitoxin, with translation MIFKSVGDRRPYPEHGLSHREWARIPPRQVRLDSLITTKAVLDLHSLLAKDSTFYGDLFPHVVQWRGEYYLEDGLHRALRAALHQRSVLHARVLEVDSLAAAGEGLQGRAAEPPLS, from the coding sequence GTGATCTTCAAGTCAGTCGGTGACAGACGTCCGTACCCGGAGCATGGCCTGTCCCATCGCGAATGGGCGCGCATCCCGCCCCGGCAGGTCAGGCTCGATTCCCTGATCACCACCAAGGCGGTGCTGGACCTGCACTCCCTGCTCGCCAAGGACTCCACGTTCTACGGTGACCTCTTCCCCCACGTCGTGCAGTGGCGCGGCGAGTACTACCTCGAAGACGGCCTGCACCGCGCGCTCCGCGCGGCGCTCCACCAGCGCTCGGTCCTCCACGCCCGCGTCCTGGAAGTGGACTCCCTCGCCGCCGCCGGCGAGGGCCTGCAGGGACGCGCGGCCGAACCACCGCTCTCTTAG